ATGAAGATCACGATGACCGTCAGCAGCTTCTCGAACAGCTTGTAGCGGCCGTACCAAAGCAGGGCATAGAGCAGAGCTACCAGCACCACGGTGATCGACAACGTGCTGTAGCCACGGCCCCCTACTAATAGTCGCGACCCCTCCTGTAGGAGCTCGCTGACAATGCCCATGATCCCTATCAACGACAGGATCTCTCCGATGATCAGGGCCGTCATGATGTACAGCCCCAGCAGATCGCCGATGCGGAACCGGGGGAACGCCGACCGGAAGTTCGCCAGCGCGGTTTGGCCCGTCACGAGGGTGACCTGCCCATACGCGACCATCAGCACGTAGGTGAAGACGCAAGAGAGGGCAACGGTCCAGAAGAGCGACATGCCGAAGGCCGCCCCCGACGTGGCCATCGTGACGATGCTGCCCGTGCCAATGTTGTAGCCGATGAGAAAGAGCCCGGGGCCGATCGCCCCCAGCGCTATCCTGAGCTTGCGATACCGAGAAGGCATGGAGGTCTACAGCTCGCCGCGCGCAATCAGGGCGGGGTCGAGCAACGAGGTGGCCGATCGATCGGCAAACAGCGTCGTGTCGGGGTGCGTGCGCAAGATGGAGGCCGGCGCCATGGGGCTGATACCGTCGCTCAGACACGCGCGGACAGCCGCGGCCTTGCGCTCGTCGCACACGATGCACAGGATCCGGCGCGCCTTGAGAATCTGCCGAATCGACATCGACATCGCACGCCGCGGAACTTCCTCCAGCGCCGCGAACCAGCCCTCCCGGACCTGTTGTCGCCGGCACGCGTCGTCGAGATCGACGATGAAGTAAGGCCGCTCGGTGTGGAAGTCGGCAGGCGGGTCGTTGAAGGCAAGGTGCCCGTTCTCGCCAATGCCCACGAAGGCGACGTCGATGGGCGCCGCGCTTACCGCGCGACCCACGTCGTCGCACACCAGGTCCGCGTTGGCTTCGCCGTCGAGCAAGTGATAGGCCTCGATGCCCGTTGGGCGAATCAAGCGCTCCAGCAGATACCTCCCGAAGCTCGCCGGGTGCGTGACCGGGAGGCCGATGTACTCGTCCAGATGGAAGAGCTCGACACGTGACCACGGCAGATCCGTCTTGGCCGTGAGCGCTTCGAGGAACGCAAGCTGCGACGTGCCCGTCGCGGCGACGACGCGGGCGCAACCGCGGGCGGCGACCGCCTCCACGATCGTCTCTGCCGCAAGAGCCGCGGCTGCCTGTCCGAGATCCGAGCCATTCTCGAAGATTTCGATCCGCATGAGTGTCGAGTTACCTCCAGAAGACGAGCGTCTTCGTGCGTGTAAGGGGCCGGGTGGCGTTGGTCGGAGCACAGCAAGGACCTGCGACAGAGGTCGGTCCAGCAGCTACGGACCCCAGGCGGCCAGTTGTCTCTCGATCGACGCTCGCAGCGACGGAAGATATCGCAAGGCGTTCTCGTAGTAGATCTTCCGAAGCACGTTGTCGGGAAGGAACACGCCGTGGATACGCCAGCGGCCCTGCAGGGGAGCGCCAAGTGGCGACAGCATCTGCGCCGGATGATCGAAGTACTCGTCATCGGTCTCACAGAAGCGCCAGTGGGGTGTCCAGAACGGCTCGGCCTTCCGTCCCGGGCTGCCATCGCTGCCAAACAGGACGCGGTCCTGGTACTTGATCAGCCATTTGCGGGCAGTATAGGGCTGCCGGCCGAGATCCTGAAACCGCGCGGAGAGCTCCACGTCGGCGTTGGGAAAGCGGTCGAGAAGATTTCCCACCCGCTCCAGATCCTCCACCATGTTGCCGACATGGCCGAGCACGAAGCGCGTGTCGGGGTGCTTTGCCAGCATGTTCTCTTCGTGCTTCCAGATCTCGGTGTAGTGAGGCTGGCCTGTCCCGTAATAGTTGCCGGAAGGATCGCTGCGCCATTGGCCGGCTTCGTAGCGCTCGTTGTCGGGACCAATAGGATCCCAGCGCGCGATCGGGTCGCTGACATGGATCATCACCGGCTTCTTGTACGTGGCGCACATGGCCCAGATCGGGTCCATGCGGGGGTCGTCGCACTGAATATAGGTGCCGTCCGAATTCTTCAGCTCTAGGCCCAGCACCTTGTTAATCTTGAGCCCCTGCGCCCCCGCTCGAAAGGCGCGCTCCAGCTCCGCGGCGGTCTTCTCCGACCATCCGGGCTCGTTGATCCCCTCCCACACGGGTCGGGCGAAGTGAACGATCCGGTCCTTATAGGGCTCGCCCACCTTCATGTTCTTGTCCAGCGTCTCGTACATCCCACCGTCCATGTTGAGCACGGCGCCGAGACCCACCCGATCCATGTCGACGATCATCTTTTCGTAGTCTTCCGGTGTCTGCAGGCTCCTCGCGTGGAGGTGGAAGTCGATCACTGGGTACTTGGCCTTCTCGATCGGCGTGCGCTTCACTACGAGCAGGCTCTTGGGCATGGCGGTCTGCTCGGGCGTGGGCTTGAAGCCCGGGTACTCCGGCGAGGAAGAGTCGTTGCTCTCCGCCGGCGTTGGAGATGAAGAGCAGCCGGACACCAGAATCAGGACGAGCCCCCAGGGCGCCAGACGCATGGTCATGATGGTGATCCCGTTACCGACGAGCGACTGCTCCCGCGGAGGCCCGACGCTGGGCGAGCTGCGTCTCGATGGACTTCCGCAGAGATGGGAGATGCCGGAGCGCGTTCTCGTAGTACACCTTGCGCAGCACGTCGTCCGGCAGCCCGATGCCCGAGATGTTCCAGCGGCCGTGCCCGGGCGAGCCTCCGGGCGTGCGGATCTGCGCCGGGTGGTAGAAGTACTCGTCGTAGGTCTCCAGATATCGCCAGTGGGGGATCCAGAACTCGTCCGGCAGACGATTGGGATTGCCGTCGGAGCCCATCAGGATGCGGTCTTGGTACTTGATGATGAACTCACGCCACAGGCGGGGCGCACGACCGAGGTCCTGGAACGTCGCGGACATCTCGACGTCAGCATTGGGGTAGGTGTCGAGAAACGCGGCGAGCTTCTCGGGGTCGTAGTAGAGCATTGCCATATGGGCGCTCACGAAGCGCGTCTTCGGATGCTTCTTGTGCATGTTCTCACGCGCCTTCTCGATCACCTCGT
This genomic interval from Luteitalea sp. contains the following:
- a CDS encoding glucosamine-6-phosphate deaminase, whose amino-acid sequence is MRIEIFENGSDLGQAAAALAAETIVEAVAARGCARVVAATGTSQLAFLEALTAKTDLPWSRVELFHLDEYIGLPVTHPASFGRYLLERLIRPTGIEAYHLLDGEANADLVCDDVGRAVSAAPIDVAFVGIGENGHLAFNDPPADFHTERPYFIVDLDDACRRQQVREGWFAALEEVPRRAMSMSIRQILKARRILCIVCDERKAAAVRACLSDGISPMAPASILRTHPDTTLFADRSATSLLDPALIARGEL
- a CDS encoding amidohydrolase family protein; this translates as MTMRLAPWGLVLILVSGCSSSPTPAESNDSSSPEYPGFKPTPEQTAMPKSLLVVKRTPIEKAKYPVIDFHLHARSLQTPEDYEKMIVDMDRVGLGAVLNMDGGMYETLDKNMKVGEPYKDRIVHFARPVWEGINEPGWSEKTAAELERAFRAGAQGLKINKVLGLELKNSDGTYIQCDDPRMDPIWAMCATYKKPVMIHVSDPIARWDPIGPDNERYEAGQWRSDPSGNYYGTGQPHYTEIWKHEENMLAKHPDTRFVLGHVGNMVEDLERVGNLLDRFPNADVELSARFQDLGRQPYTARKWLIKYQDRVLFGSDGSPGRKAEPFWTPHWRFCETDDEYFDHPAQMLSPLGAPLQGRWRIHGVFLPDNVLRKIYYENALRYLPSLRASIERQLAAWGP